In a genomic window of Schistocerca gregaria isolate iqSchGreg1 chromosome 5, iqSchGreg1.2, whole genome shotgun sequence:
- the LOC126272115 gene encoding uncharacterized protein LOC126272115 — translation MKMKSPELCSSIVDRCGGSVKFNHSDGNVSDVAVSHAGYGIRTIRVFELPFEIPPEELNVALRPYGRIISNVAERWSEAHMFPVLNGVRQIKIELQKHVPSYLNICGYRALIIYDGQPRTCALCNSTEHIRAECSRRRVPQLPRDEMPSSGPVVGMKLSYAAAADFRSRGESVPPVRGEPAASRAVVDDTPASSSRFADGLPISSAPLESMPTPTFSNSPTVVARSSADSAEDPQIPATEVSLRRQDSHQREDIATSFRGVDAPGIHSAGTMNEDSNLDIGFTLAPTEDTCVKETTTSDSVELETGLLPVGAMEKDAPPSAVVECDTRTFVRKKEQATSDVSSGTSPDRSQTSSPARSPKRSSKKGKKRRLAHKAAESLAPALREKLKHLRDNERLREQCPVARVNECTEAEMSRADADDLHQQPRAPLGVAGLQTGTTMDLDRTVSGKGLDWADAQEDRTDHGMEMDLTHASGI, via the coding sequence atgaagatgaaaagtccagaattatgtagttccattgtggatcgttgcggaggtagcgtgaagtttaatcattctgatgggaatgtgagtgacgttgctgttagtcatgctgggtacgggattcgtacgatcagagtgtttgagctcccttttgaaattccgcccgaagaacttaatgttgcccttcggccttatggcagaattatttccaatgtggcagaaaggtggtctgaagctcatatgtttcctgtcttgaacggcgtaaggcaaattaagattgaattacagaagcatgtcccctcttatcttaatatttgtgggtatcgtgctttgattatctatgatgggcaaccgcggacttgcgctttatgcaattccacggaacacattcgtgcagaatgttcacggaggcgtgtcccgcagttaccgcgtgacgagatgccgagttccggccctgttgttggtatgaagttgtcatacgctgccgctgctgacttccgcagccgaggcgagtcggtgccgcctgtgcgcggggagcctgctgcctcgcgggcggttgtcgatgatactccggcttcaagctctagatttgcggatggtctgccgatcagctccgcgcccctcgaatctatgccgacgccaactttttccaactctcccactgtggttgctcgttcttccgcggactcggccgaagatccccaaatacccgcaacggaggtttccttgcgtcgtcaggattcccaccaacgtgaggatattgccactagcttccgaggagtggacgctccaggcatccactctgcgggaactatgaacgaagatagcaatctggacattggtttcacgttggcgcccacagaagacacttgcgtcaaggaaaccacaacgagcgatagtgtagaattggagactgggttgctaccagtgggagccatggaaaaagatgcgcctccttctgccgttgtggaatgcgatacgcggacttttgtccgaaaaaaggaacaggcgacgtcagacgtatcatccggtacttctcctgacaggtcgcaaacttcatctcctgctagatcgccgaagagatcttcgaagaaaggcaagaagaggagattggcacacaaagcagcagagagtttagctcctgcattgcgggaaaagttaaaacatttaagggataatgaacgactacgagaacaatgcccagtagcacgagttaacgagtgtactgaagcggagatgagtcgtgccgatgcagatgatcttcaccaacaacctcgcgcaccgcttggcgtcgcaggtttgcagaccggcactactatggatttagaccgaactgtctcaggaaaaggacttgattgggccgatgcccaagaagatcgcaccgaccacggaatggagatggacctgacacatgctagtggcatttaa